The genomic stretch GCTTGTCAGCATGCAGCCAAAAAATAGTGGCTACCAACCTACTGACCCGGTCAACATCGTGATTCGTGACGGCAAAATTGTTGCAATCAGCAGTGCAGCTGCCAGTAACGAAACCGTCAGCAGTGACAGTCGATACATCGACTGTAGCGGTAAACTGGTCACTCCGGGCTTGATTGACTGCCATACCCACCTGATTTATGCCGGTAACCGCGCTAATGAATTCGAAATGCGCCTTAACGGTGTGCCTTATCAAACCATCGCGGCACAGGGCGGCGGTATTCTTGCCACGGTGAAAGCCACCCGCCAGGCCAGTGAAGAACAGCTGATTGAGCTGGCACTGCCTCGCTTAGACGGGCTGCTGCGCAGCGGTGTGACTTCGATTGAGATTAAATCCGGTTATGGCCTCACTCTGCACGATGAACTGAAGATGTTGCGTGCGGCGCAAGCCCTGCAGCAACACCGCCGGATTAAAGTCACCACAACATTACTGGCCGCGCACGCCCTGCCGCCGGAATTTGCCGGACGCGCTGACGCCTACATCGAACACATTTGTCAGACCATCATCCCGACAGTGGCTGAGCAGCAGCTGGCCAGCAGCGTCGACGTATTCTGCGAGTCGGTCGGTTTTAACCTGCAGCAGACCGAGCGCGTCTTTGCCTGCGCCCGTGAATACGGCCTGCAAGTCAAAGGTCATACCGAACAACTGTCGAACCTTGGCGGCAGTGCGCTGACCGCACGCTATCAGGGGTTGTCTGCCGATCATATCGAGTATCTCGATCAGGCCGGTGTGGCGGCGCTGGCACAATCAGGCACAGTGGCGACTCTGTTGCCCGGCGCGTTCTATTTTTTACGAGAAACGCAAAAACCACCGGTCGAACTGCTGCGTAAATATGGCGTGCCGATGGCGCTGGCCAGTGACATCAATCCGGGCACATCACCTTTTGCCGACCTAACCTTAATGATGAATATGGGCTGCACTCTGTTCGGCCTGACCCCGGAAGAAACTCTGCGCGGTGTGACGCAGCATGCCGCGCGAGCGCTTGGTTTTGCCAAAACCCGCGGTCAAATTGCCACCGGCTTTGATGCAGATCTGGCGATCTGGAATATCGATCATCCGGCTGATCTCAGCTACCAGGTGGGCGTTCCGAGATTACATGCACGAATCGTCGATGGAGTGCTGTGCAATGACTGATGCAATTCAAACCTCACACAACTTTACCTGGCAAGGTCGTCACGATGCCGAAGACGGTGCTTTAGGGACTCGCGTGCATCATGTGATGCAATGCCTGTCTGCGACCGGTCTTGAGCCCAACCAACAGGCCGTATCCATACTCGGCTTTGCCTGTGATGCCGGAGTAGCACGCAATAAGGGCCGCACCGGAGCGCAGCAGGCACCGGATCGGATCCGGCAGGCACTGGCCAATATGGCCTGGCATCGCGCTTCGCCACTGTATGATCTGGGCAACATTCACTGCCACGGTGACGCGCTTGAACAAACGCAAACTGACGCAGCCAGCGTGATTACTCAGGCTTTGCAACACACCCCGGTCATCGTACTGGGGGGCGGACATGAAGTGGCCTGGGCCACATTTCAGGGCCTGGCCGGGCACCTGCAGCAGACGTGCGCGCAGGCGCCGCGCATCGGAATCATCAATTTTGATGCTCATTTTGATCTGCGTGCGTTTAAATCAGAGCAGGCTGAGGTAAAACCCAGCTCTGGCACCCCGTTTTATCAGATTCAGCACTTTTGCGCCGAACATAACTGGTGTTTTCACTATGCCTGCCTGGGTGTGAGCCGGGCCAGCAACACGGCTGCCCTGTTTCAGCGCGCCGATGAGCTGGGCGTGTGGTATGTGGAGGACAAAGCACTCTCTTCACTCAACCACATCTATCACATGACTCAGTTACAGCATTTTATCGATGACTGTGACTACCTGTATCTGACTATCGATCTGGATGTCTTCCCGGCGGCCACGGCACCCGGCGTTAGCGCGCCGGCCGCCCGTGGTGTCAGTATCGAAGCGCTGAGTCCGTTTCTCGATCGTATCCTGCATTACAAAAACAAACTGATGATTGCCGATATTGCTGAGTACAACCCAAGCTATGACATCGATAATCAAACCGCCCGGCTGGCAGCCCGCCTGTGCTGGGATATTGCCAACACCATGGCGGACAAACCGCCTGCTTCACAGTGTGACTGAATCAAACTAACCCACACCAGCCTGCGTACCAGCAAGGCCGGATAAAACAGAAATACGCTCACGGACACCGAGCGATCTAACACTACGGCGCTGCCCCATACCCTACAAATTCAGGCTGCGCCAAGCTTAACCATGAAGGAGCTGTAACATGACCAAGCAAGCCGAACAAGGCACCCGTCTGGACACCAGTCGTATTATCCGCGCCCCGCACGGCACGACCCTGCGGGCCAAATCCTGGCTGACGGAAGCCCCGCTGCGTATGCTGATGAACAACCTGGACCCGGATGTCGCAGAACACCCGCAATCACTGGTGGTCTACGGCGGTATCGGTCGCGCAGCGCGTAACTGGGAATGTTATGACAAGATCGTTGAAGTTCTGGAACGCCTGGAAGACGATCAGACGCTGGTGGTGCAATCTGGCAAGCCTGTCGGTGTATTCCCGACCCACAAAAATGCACCGCGCGTGCTGATTGCCAACTCGAACCTGGTGCCACACTGGGCCAATTGGGAACATTTCAATGAGCTCGATAAACAAGGCCTGATGATGTACGGCCAGATGACCGCCGGATCTTGGATTTACATTGGTTCACAGGGCATTGTTCAGGGCACTTACGAAACCTTCGTTGCCGTGGCGAAAAAGCACTTTGACGGCAACGCCAAAGGACGCTGGGTACTGACTGGCGGCTTGGGCGGCATGGGCGGAGCACAGCCACTGGCAGCCACCATGGCTGGTTTCTCAATGATCGCGGTCGAGTGTGACGAATCGCGTATCGATTACCGCCTGCGTACCGGTTATGTTGATAAAAAAGCCACCAGCCTCGATGAAGCACTGGCCATTATTTATGAATCAGACGAACCGGTTTCCGTCGGCCTGCTGGGGAACGCGGCCGACATCTTCCCGCAACTGCTGGAACGTAATATCACTCCGGATGTCGTGACCGACCAGACGTCAGCCCATGACCCGCTTAATGGCTACCTGCCACTTGGCTGGAGCATGCAGCACGCCGCCGACATGCGCAAAACCGATGAAGCCAAAGTGGTCAAAGCGGCTAAACAGTCGATGGCCATTCAGGTTAAAGCGATGCTGGAACTGCAACAGCGCGGCGCGGCCACGCTGGATTACGGCAACAACATCCGCCAGATGGCGCTGGAAGAAGGCGTAGAAAACGCTTTTGACTTTCCCGGCTTTGTTCCGGCTTATATCCGCCCGCTGTTTTGTGAGGGGATCGGGCCATTCCGCTGGGCAGCGCTGTCCGGCGATCCGGAAGATATCTACAAAACCGATCAGAAAGTCAAAGAGCTGATCCCGGATGATCCGCACCTGCACAACTGGCTGGATATGGCGCGCGAGCGCATTCAGTTCCAGGGCTTACCGGCCCGAATCTGCTGGGTTGGCCTGAAAGACCGTGAACGTCTCGGCCAGGCCTTTAACGAAATGGTCAAAAACGGTGAGCTAAAAGCGCCGGTCGTGATTGGCCGCGATCACCTCGACTCCGGCTCAGTTGCCAGCCCGAACCGTGAAACCGAAGGCATGCTGGACGGCTCAGATGCCGTGTCAGACTGGCCACTGCTGAATGCCCTGCTCAACACCGCCGGCGGTGCGACCTGGGTATCGCTGCACCACGGCGGTGGTGTCGGCATGGGTTTTTCCCAGCACTCGGGAATGGTGATCTGCTGTGACGGCAGTGACGATGCAGCCCAGCGCATCGGACGTGTCTTGCACAATGACCCGGCGACCGGCGTGATGCGCCATGCAGATGCAGGCTACGAGATAGCCAAACGCTGTGCGAAACAACAAAACCTCGATCTCCCTATGCTGAACGACGAACTCGCTCAACTGAAGTAAGGACTGTAACCATGTTGAATCTTGTGATTAAACCAGGCGCTTTGACCCTGAGCCAACTGCGCGCCGCGAGCCACCAACCCGTGACACTGTCACTCGATCCGGAAGCCATTCCTGCCATTGAACAGAGCACTCGTGTCGTTGAGCAGGTGATCGCTGAGAATCGTACCGTGTATGGCATCAATACCGGCTTTGGTCTGCTGGCCAATACCAAGATTGCTCCGCAGGACTTAGAAACTCTGCAGCGCAGTATTGTACTTTCCCATGCCGCCGGTATCGGCAAATTTATGGCCGATGAAACTGTGCGCCTGATGATGGTGCTAAAAATCAACAGCCTGGCACGCGGTTTTTCCGGGATCCGTCTGCAGGTACTCGAAGCACTGATGACGCTGGTGAACCATGAGGTTTACCCGTGCGTACCGCAAAAAGGCTCGGTCGGCGCCTCCGGTGACTTAGCGCCGCTGGCCCATATGAGCACCATTCTGCTTGGCGAAGGTCAGGCACGTTATCAGGGCGAAGTGATTTCCGGCCTGCAGGCACTTAAAATTGCCGGTCTGGAACCGATTACTCTGGCGCCGAAAGAAGGCCTGGCTCTGCTCAACGGAACACAAGCCTCAACCGCATTCGCACTCGAAGGCCTGTTTATGGCCGAAGACTTGTTCGCCTCAGCCACGGTATGTGGCGCGATGTCGGTTGATGCGGCGCTGGGCAGCCGGCGTCCGTTTGATGCGCGCATTCATCAGGTACGCGGTCATCAAAGTCAGATGGATGCTGCCGCCGCATACCGTCATGTACTGGATGAACGCAGCACCATTGGTGACTCCCATCAGGGCTGCGAAAAAGTACAAGATCCTTACTCACTGCGCTGCCAGCCTCAGGTGATGGGGGCCTGTCTGCAGCAAATCCGTAATGCTGCGGAAATCCTGCAGGTGGAAGCCAACTCCGTCTCTGATAACCCGCTGGTGTTTGCCGACGATGGCGACATCATCTCCGGCGGTAACTTCCACGCTGAGCCGGTGGCAATGGCGGCCGATGGTCTGGCTCTGGCGATTGCCGAAATCGGCAGCTTGTCAGAACGCCGCATGGCACTGCTGATCGACAGCGCACTGAGTAAACTGCCTCCGTTCCTGGTCGATAATGGCGGAGTCAACTCCGGCTTTATGATTGCTCAGGTCACATCAGCGGCGTTGGCAAGTGAGAACAAAACTCTGGCTCATCCGGCTTCAGTTGACAGCCTGCCGACCTCAGCCAATCAGGAAGACCACGTGTCGATGGCAACCTTTGCCGGTCGCCGCCTGAAAGACATGAGCGAGAACACCCGCGGTATTCTCGCGGTGGAATATCTCGCCGCCGCGCAAGGTCTGGATTTCCGCGCGCCGAACCTCTCTTCTGCCCGAGTGGAAGAAGCCAGGCAGATCCTGCGCCGTGAAGTCTCGTTCTATGATAAGGACCGTTACTTTGCGCCTGATATCGCCGCGGCGAATGAACTGCTGCTGCAGGCGGTACACAATCACCTGATGCCGGAGCAATTGCTGCCGAGTGTGGGGTAAAAGGTTTTAGGCCCTAGGGTTCTGGAACCTTAGAACCCGAATCCGACATTAAGATTGAATAAAGCAGCCAACACACTGGCTGCTTTTTTCGATAAGCGCCTCTGAGACCTAGGTTCTAGGTTCTAGAAACCGGGAACTTCACTGTCCGACATCTTTGCGAGCAATACTTCACTTCTTCCCAGCAATCGGCCCATTTTTTACGCCAGGTGAATGGCCGAGCGCACACCACACACTGTTTTTGCGGCAAATGCAGTTTTTTATGAGTCATGCTGTGTTTTCCTATACTGTGACGGGTTTCATTACGACTTCCGCTGCCAAAAGATCACGCTTTTGAGCTCTTATTGTGTTGTTATTATGAATATTGTTTGTTCACTTCCAACTGATTGGACCATTAGACTCCGGGTTGAGAGCTATAATCCGTCACAGTTTTGTCGGAATAGCGTAAATTATGTTTCTAGCTCCTTACTTCTCAAATCAAGACCATCAATTCCAGTTCACTCGCGAACAGGCCAGTCACTTCGCCAAACGTGTAGCGGGCGACTTCAACCCGATCCACGATGAAGACAGCAAGCGCTTCTGTGTACCTGGCGATCTTCTGTTTGCAGTACTACTGAAACGTGAAGGCATCAGCCAGAAAATGCGTTTTGATTTCTCAGGTATGGTGGGTGACGGAACGGCTCTGCATATTGAGAACAAGTGCAGCAAAGAAAGCGCTGTCGTCGACGAGTCAGGTAAAGAATATCTGCACATGAACCGTGAAGGCGAAGTAAGCCATGACGCAGCTTTCATCGAACACGTGGTTACAAACTACGTTCAGTTTTCCGGCATGAACTTTCCGCACATCATGGTGCCGCTGATGGAAGAGCAGCAGATGATGATCAACTGCCAGCGTCCGTTAGTGATCTACGAGAGCATGGAAGTTGAATTCTCACGCCTTGACCTGACGCACCCTGAAGTAGAATTCACCGGTGCGACTTTCGATGTTGAGGGCAAACGCGGGATCGTGACGCTGAACTTCGCGTTTAAAGAAGAAGGTGAACAGGTCGGCAGCGGTGTAAAACGCATGGTAGCCAGCGGACTGAAACCGTACAACCAGGCAGATATTGATGATCTGGTCAGCCGTTTCAACGAGCGTAAGGACGCCTTCCTGGCAAAGTTCGCTAAAGCGGCCTAACAGCAGTCGCGTGCAAAAACCACAAATAAAAAAGCTTCACCGTGGTGAAGCTTTTTTATTGCGCCATTACCTGGCCTAAAAACACTGATTTCAGGCTCACAACCAGCGCCGTACCCGGGTTTTATAATCAACATAATCTTCCCCGAACAGGTGCTCCAGCGCCTTCTCTTCCGGAATAATCTGGAAGCGGTTCATGTACATCACAAATCCCGCCACCACAGCAAAACTTATCAGGTTCTGGTGCCAGTAAGCAAAACCAAACAGCAGCAGTAACAAACCAAGATACATTGGATTGCGGCTGTAGTGGAACACCCCGGAATCAACCACAGTGGTTGCTTTATAAGGCTGAATTGGATTGACTGTGGTTTTCGCACGCCGGAACTGCACCACACCGGCAATGCCGATCACAGCAGCCGCGACAAAACACACCGCAAACACCGCATATTTGTACGGCAGACTGACGTCAGTAAACGGAATCAGAACAGCTAAGCGGTTGAC from Vibrio ostreae encodes the following:
- the hutI gene encoding imidazolonepropionase, with protein sequence MDLILTNARLVSMQPKNSGYQPTDPVNIVIRDGKIVAISSAAASNETVSSDSRYIDCSGKLVTPGLIDCHTHLIYAGNRANEFEMRLNGVPYQTIAAQGGGILATVKATRQASEEQLIELALPRLDGLLRSGVTSIEIKSGYGLTLHDELKMLRAAQALQQHRRIKVTTTLLAAHALPPEFAGRADAYIEHICQTIIPTVAEQQLASSVDVFCESVGFNLQQTERVFACAREYGLQVKGHTEQLSNLGGSALTARYQGLSADHIEYLDQAGVAALAQSGTVATLLPGAFYFLRETQKPPVELLRKYGVPMALASDINPGTSPFADLTLMMNMGCTLFGLTPEETLRGVTQHAARALGFAKTRGQIATGFDADLAIWNIDHPADLSYQVGVPRLHARIVDGVLCND
- the hutG gene encoding formimidoylglutamase codes for the protein MTDAIQTSHNFTWQGRHDAEDGALGTRVHHVMQCLSATGLEPNQQAVSILGFACDAGVARNKGRTGAQQAPDRIRQALANMAWHRASPLYDLGNIHCHGDALEQTQTDAASVITQALQHTPVIVLGGGHEVAWATFQGLAGHLQQTCAQAPRIGIINFDAHFDLRAFKSEQAEVKPSSGTPFYQIQHFCAEHNWCFHYACLGVSRASNTAALFQRADELGVWYVEDKALSSLNHIYHMTQLQHFIDDCDYLYLTIDLDVFPAATAPGVSAPAARGVSIEALSPFLDRILHYKNKLMIADIAEYNPSYDIDNQTARLAARLCWDIANTMADKPPASQCD
- the hutU gene encoding urocanate hydratase — its product is MTKQAEQGTRLDTSRIIRAPHGTTLRAKSWLTEAPLRMLMNNLDPDVAEHPQSLVVYGGIGRAARNWECYDKIVEVLERLEDDQTLVVQSGKPVGVFPTHKNAPRVLIANSNLVPHWANWEHFNELDKQGLMMYGQMTAGSWIYIGSQGIVQGTYETFVAVAKKHFDGNAKGRWVLTGGLGGMGGAQPLAATMAGFSMIAVECDESRIDYRLRTGYVDKKATSLDEALAIIYESDEPVSVGLLGNAADIFPQLLERNITPDVVTDQTSAHDPLNGYLPLGWSMQHAADMRKTDEAKVVKAAKQSMAIQVKAMLELQQRGAATLDYGNNIRQMALEEGVENAFDFPGFVPAYIRPLFCEGIGPFRWAALSGDPEDIYKTDQKVKELIPDDPHLHNWLDMARERIQFQGLPARICWVGLKDRERLGQAFNEMVKNGELKAPVVIGRDHLDSGSVASPNRETEGMLDGSDAVSDWPLLNALLNTAGGATWVSLHHGGGVGMGFSQHSGMVICCDGSDDAAQRIGRVLHNDPATGVMRHADAGYEIAKRCAKQQNLDLPMLNDELAQLK
- the hutH gene encoding histidine ammonia-lyase, whose translation is MLNLVIKPGALTLSQLRAASHQPVTLSLDPEAIPAIEQSTRVVEQVIAENRTVYGINTGFGLLANTKIAPQDLETLQRSIVLSHAAGIGKFMADETVRLMMVLKINSLARGFSGIRLQVLEALMTLVNHEVYPCVPQKGSVGASGDLAPLAHMSTILLGEGQARYQGEVISGLQALKIAGLEPITLAPKEGLALLNGTQASTAFALEGLFMAEDLFASATVCGAMSVDAALGSRRPFDARIHQVRGHQSQMDAAAAYRHVLDERSTIGDSHQGCEKVQDPYSLRCQPQVMGACLQQIRNAAEILQVEANSVSDNPLVFADDGDIISGGNFHAEPVAMAADGLALAIAEIGSLSERRMALLIDSALSKLPPFLVDNGGVNSGFMIAQVTSAALASENKTLAHPASVDSLPTSANQEDHVSMATFAGRRLKDMSENTRGILAVEYLAAAQGLDFRAPNLSSARVEEARQILRREVSFYDKDRYFAPDIAAANELLLQAVHNHLMPEQLLPSVG
- a CDS encoding DUF2256 domain-containing protein, with the protein product MTHKKLHLPQKQCVVCARPFTWRKKWADCWEEVKYCSQRCRTVKFPVSRT
- a CDS encoding DUF3581 domain-containing protein, encoding MFLAPYFSNQDHQFQFTREQASHFAKRVAGDFNPIHDEDSKRFCVPGDLLFAVLLKREGISQKMRFDFSGMVGDGTALHIENKCSKESAVVDESGKEYLHMNREGEVSHDAAFIEHVVTNYVQFSGMNFPHIMVPLMEEQQMMINCQRPLVIYESMEVEFSRLDLTHPEVEFTGATFDVEGKRGIVTLNFAFKEEGEQVGSGVKRMVASGLKPYNQADIDDLVSRFNERKDAFLAKFAKAA
- a CDS encoding methyltransferase family protein; this translates as MRFLELKIPPVALFLVALVLVNRLAVLIPFTDVSLPYKYAVFAVCFVAAAVIGIAGVVQFRRAKTTVNPIQPYKATTVVDSGVFHYSRNPMYLGLLLLLFGFAYWHQNLISFAVVAGFVMYMNRFQIIPEEKALEHLFGEDYVDYKTRVRRWL